The genome window tcttcctcctcagctgGCATCCATCTTGACAGTTGCACCTCCTCCGTGGTTGGCTGTTTGAGTCCCCCATTGTCTCTGTCCTGAATGTCCTCAGCGCTTTGGATTTTCACCAGCCTGGCTGGTGTccctgcaacctgtctctctggGTTCCTCCACCACAGGAAAGCCAGTGTTGGCAGCAACCGAGAACTCCTGAAACCTCATCACTCTGGCTTCAGAAGCAGAGCGATGTCTCCTCACTGCCCTCAGGAAGGAGCCAGTTTTCAGTTCAGATGGAAACTAGAGCCTCCTTCACTGTGTCCCCACCACCTTCACCTACCTTTAAGAGGTGATCCCGTGACATCACAGGTCCCTGCATTCTGTAACCCCTACCAGTGGTCTTCCATGCCCCCCCGCTTTGTGCCATGGTGAATGCACGTTTAATGACTGGCCTTGGAAAGCCTTTTCTGTGATGGCCTCTTCCCTGGGCTCCACAGTCCCGGCTGTCTTTCCTGCCTTGCCTGGCAGGTGCTCAAATGTGAATGCTACACACTACTCCTTAGGAGATTTGCACCAACTGGACATGGGGGtccacacctttcatcccagtgttcaggaggcagaatcttgaagatctctgtaagttcaaggctagcatggtctacacagtaagaacaagtctcagaaaaaaataaaaaaagaaaagaaaaagggagggagggaaagaaggaaggaaagaaagagagagggagagaaagaaagagagaaagaaaagaaaaaaaaaaaagaaagagaaaaccagaaGGCAAGGGCTACAGAAACCAAACCTGCTCCAGCTAGGAAGGGCTTCTTCCGTATGAGGCTACCCTAGCCTTGACCTAAGGGTGGCTGGGTTGCTGGGGCCTTGGGTTAGGTGACCTTTTCTAGGCTCTGGGGGCAGCAACTGGTTTCACTCAGCCTCCACTCCAGCCCCAACTGCCTGCCTTGGGCTCCACGGACTACTCAGAACACTTGGTTCTCTCCTAACCAAATTGTTGCAGAGTACTTCATTAGTCCCCAAAACAAACCCCAGAGTCCTGGGAGCCAAGCCTAACAGGCCTTTAGTCTTCCTgtctacacaaaaaaaaaacacttcccaGGCCTTAAGGGCTTTCCTCATTGGAGCTGCCAGCCTGTCCGTGTAATAGCCCTGGGCCTTTCTGAGCCATTGCTTCTTCACCTCTTCCCTCCTGGAAACCATGGTTTGCCCAGCCAGGTCTGCCTGAGAGATGAATTTCCTGCTGTCCCCACTGAGCTCACTTCCACACCTCTTAAATTTCAAATGCTCTTACTGAAATATAATTTACATGTCAATTACACCCACTTAATCTGCACACTCCGATGCTATGGGCGCATCCCAGGGTTGCACGGAATCATGATTAgctaatttcattttattgtttttgctttttttttttttttcaattttgaggcaggatctgtgTATCTCTAGCTGGTCCGACACTTGCTATAtgtaccaggctagcctcaaattcacagagagctGCTtacctgtgcctcctgagtgatggaattgaagtcGGGCACCTAACGTCTCACTTCTTTTGGCTTTTAACAGCAAGCTGCGTATCTGTGTAAGTGTATGTGCAGAGAGCATGCATTGGTAGTCTCGCATGCCATGCACTAATGTGAAGGTTCTACCTCACACATAGGGGTGGATCCTCTTCACAGGGTGGGTTCTAGAGAAGcaaacttaggttgtcaggcttggcagcaggctccTGCCGCTGATGAATCATCTTTCTGCCCACTCCCTTCCACTCACTTATTTGTTTACCCATATTTATTTAGAGCTGGTAGAGGTGGGGTctcagctggctttgaacttgctacaCAGGCAAggatggtttggtttggtttttttgaggcaggttgtCCCTACCCCCTATCTGGCCTGCAACTCACTGCATAGACCAAGCctgcctcaaaatcacagagaccctgctgcctctgcctcccgtttgctagggttaaaggcatttgccatatCTGGCCTGAGTGTACCATCACATCTGGCCcactgatcttgaacttctggttcTCCTGCATCCAGTTTCCAAGTGGTGAGATTACATCACAGTAGCCCTTGTGGGCTACTGCCCTCTGGGGAGTGACCTCACAGCTTGGCTGAACCCAGGGCGAGCACTTGACCAACTAAACTGTATGCAGCCCTAGGGATCTAATCTGAGAACTTTCCATCAACCCTGGAAGAAACTCAGTATCCGTCAGCACTCCGTCCCCCTCTCTCCACCACCCCCAGACCTAAGCAAACAGCAAGCCCTGCTTTGTCTTTATAAAATTGTTGATTCTTGGCATTTTATGTAAACAGAGGTATACAATATACATATCATTACCTGTTTTCAAGGCTTGTCTTCTTATTTATATACAGAATGATATGCCAGTGAAGGGACTCTACATTCTACTCTCAGAGGTTGGTAAacacttgtttgctttttgtttgtttgtttgtttttttattcagggtttctctgtgtagccgtagctgtcctggactcactttgtagaccaggctaggccaCAGTTGCTTTATGATGTTACCATCCGCACTcatttctgtctgtgtctggTCATGTTACCTGCCTCCCTACAGCCAAGGTTTCTCTTCCGAAGATGGCAACACCATCCcttgcctcccagtgctgggtggGACACAGAAGTGGTGTCAGCCACCACGGATGCTACCCAGAGGCAGCAGCATAGTCCTCTGTCCAGGGAacgttctcacagaccctggaacCTGAGCAGAATAGTGGCAGAAGACACCAGGCCGTGGGTGGGGGCTTGGCTGAAAGCCGCTGCTTCCCTGGCTGACGTCAGCTTCCTCTTGCTGCCCTGGCTTGGGGTCAGCAGCACGTGGCAGGTGTAATGACCAGCAAACAGCTGCCTCCTGACAGGGGGAGCCCTTCCCCGGGCGCCTCCACCCAGCAGACAGGAGGTGTGTTAGGAGAGGCAATAGGCTGCACACTTGAGCTCCAAAGCTAATCAACATTATTGACGTGAGAAGGCAGGGTGGAAGCAGGCAGCTTGGGACCCAACAAGACTGATTTATTGGTTAATTAATCTTTTCGACAGCCAGGGACTTCCTCAGCTGTGTGCAGAGGaaaagtgggggagggtggggaagGTAAGGCAATCAAGGCCCACAGGAGGCCAGCTGGGGCCCAAGTGAGGTTCAGGGTCTTTTGTGAGCCAGGAACACCAAAGAGCTCAGGGAATGATGCAGGGTGTCGGGGCTAGGGGGCTAACCCAAGATCACATGGCTACAGGAAGTCCCTCTGGCTGCACGGCCTCAGTAGCCAAGCAGAACTCTGAAGGGAGGTTTTCTGGGAGGCTCTGGGCTTCTAGGGAATGGAATAAGATGTGGGGAGCACAAGAGCTGCAAATCAGAAGTAAAGGGATAGCGAACCCAGGCTGGGGATATAACAGAAGTAGAGCGTTTGCCTACCATTCACAAACGTTTGGCTTCCcacatcacagacacacacacacacacacacgataaaaaTAAACCAATGGGCGCTCACTTTGGCAGCACGTAGACTAAGACCGGAACTATACAGAGAAGATTGGCATGGCCCTTGCCCTGGGATGACATGGAAATTCGTGAAGTGTTCCAtattccataaataaataaaccaatggaaaaagaagaagtcTCAAGGAACAGAAGAAAGGGCACGGTGCAAAAAAATGTTCCACAGCCACGGATTTGGACCCAGCCTCTACCAAACACTCTCTAGGTGACCTATTTACCCTTGATTTTCTAAAAGGTTAATTGCTTCTACCTTACAAAGCTGTCTTGATAATTAAAGAATATGGCATTCTATGAGGTACACAGTAAGAGCTAAGGAAATAGCTCTTACTATTCCCTGCTTGAACAAGCCAGGAATCAGGGGCATCCATCATCCCATAACTTGGGtcatagaagcaggaggatcaggagttcattgTGGTCATCCTTGGCCACAATAGCtagttctaggccatcctggactacTTGAATCAATCTCTGCCTCTGTGTATTATCTTactctcaaaccaaaccaaaccaaaccaaaacaaagttaCATAAGTCAGGTCAGAGCTTGGGACCAAAGAAGCCAGTCAGTCCGAGGTGGGAGAAGAAACAGGGCCTGGAAGGTGCAGGCAGGTGAACTGACTGTTCTGCCCAACCGGCTCTGGACACAGGCCCAGGCTGAGGCTGCCTGCCTTGAGACCGTGTCTAGACGGGTGGGCCAATTTTAACCACCCACGTGTCACTGCAACTCTGCCTCTGCCCAGCAGCGGAGTCTGGCCAGGCTGCCATGCTCTAGACGCTCCTCGCTCCTCGGTAGCATCCTGCCATCCAGGCAAGAGGACAGACTGACGGCCAGCCAGAGTCCAGGCAGGCAGGGTTTATTGCGGTCCGCGGGCGGCCAGGGCTAGTCCAGTCTCTACACCGCGCAGGGCATTCCCTCTGGGCTCCAGAGTCCAACCGCGAGGCCTGGCGTCGCCGGGATAAGCTGCGGGGCCCGAGGACGCCGGCTGGATACGCCGGAGGGCTCGGTGGGCGCGGTGGTGGCGGTGGCGGCGCCGGCCGCAGGGCCACAGGCGGCGGAAGCGCGCGCGGAAGTGGCGAGAGGCGAGCGAGTAGACGAGCGGGTTGAGGCAGGAGTTGGCGTAGGCGAGGCAGTGCGAGGCCAGGCGACAGGCGTAGGTGGCCGGGCTGAAGGCGAAGCGGCCGTACCAGAAGCAGAGGATGAGCGCGTGGTGGGGGCCCCAGCACAGCGCGTAGAGCGCGGCCACCGCCAGCATGGCCCGGCCCGCGCGGCCCGTCGCCCGCCGCCgcgcctccgccgccgccgcgcccGCGGGGCCCACGGCGGCCCACAGGAAGCGCAGCGTGCGCCCGTAGGCCAGGCTCACCACCGCCACCGGCAGCAGGTAGCCGGCGGCGAAGGTGGCCACGTCCAGTGCGCGCCGCCGCGCGTCCTCCCAGGCGGGCACGCAGAGCTCGAGCGCGCCGTAGCGCACCGTGCCGTAGTAGCTGAGATAGGGCGCGGAGAAGAGCGCCGCCAGCAGCCACACCAACCCCACGGCGGCGCGCGCGTTGCGCGGGGTGCGCAGGGCCCGCGAGCGCAGCGGGTGTCGCACCGCCAGGTACCTGCGGGGGGGAGGGCACGGGGTCAGGGAGCGGAGCCTCCTGCTCTGCTCGAGCCCGCCCTCTACCTGCCTCGATTTCCCCAATCCATCCCCTTGCCTTGGCATCTAGCAAGGGCCCAAAGTGACTCACCCAAGGTCATTATCCGCTTAGGAGTTTGAGCCACAGAAGCAGTTGTGAGGGCAATGTGGGCTAGGTGTGGGGACTTAGCTTCTGACAAtgctttgagaatttcttttctttcttttctttctttctttctttctttctttctttctttctttctttctttctttctttctttctttctttctttctctctctttctgtttctttctttccctgttctctcttttctttctttctttccttccttcctctctctccttccttccttcctttcttcattttttttttttcgagacaggatttttgtgtagccttggctatcctgtactcagagctggcctcaaactcatagagctctgcctgcctctgcctccctgagtgctgggattacaggcgtgtgccactgctcccGGCTCTCCcaagttttcttttgttgctgtaCCTTTCTCACTTACACTAGGCCCTGTGCTGACACTTGGGACACAGAAATGTCCTCTGGAAGTTCACAGTGGAGGCGGGAAGTGCCGGTACCACTGaggccttcctttcctcccaccaaCCTCTGGTCCCTAGGTGCCCCTCCACTTGCCAAGGTAAGACTCTGTCCAGGTCCCTCTCTAGCCTGCCCCAGGCTCACCTGTCCACTGAGACTGCGGCCAGGGTGAAGCTGCTGGCGTACATGGTGAGGTAGATGAGCAGATGCACCGTCTTGCACACGAAAGCCCCAAAGAGCCAGGCGTCCAGTGTGTAGATGGCCGCCTGGAAGGGCACACAGCACAGGAGGAAGCAGAGGTCGGCCACCGCCAGGTTGAGAATGAAGAGATCTGTGGTACTGCCTGGCTCCTGCCAGGCGCTTGGGCCAGGCTGCAGCAGCACGGCCAACACCAGCCCATTGCCCACCATCCCCAACAGGAAGATGAGGGCAAAGACTACAGGTACCGCCACAGCCCCTACGCTCCC of Meriones unguiculatus strain TT.TT164.6M chromosome 8, Bangor_MerUng_6.1, whole genome shotgun sequence contains these proteins:
- the Galr3 gene encoding galanin receptor type 3; amino-acid sequence: MADIQNISLDSPGSVGAVAVPVVFALIFLLGMVGNGLVLAVLLQPGPSAWQEPGSTTDLFILNLAVADLCFLLCCVPFQAAIYTLDAWLFGAFVCKTVHLLIYLTMYASSFTLAAVSVDRYLAVRHPLRSRALRTPRNARAAVGLVWLLAALFSAPYLSYYGTVRYGALELCVPAWEDARRRALDVATFAAGYLLPVAVVSLAYGRTLRFLWAAVGPAGAAAAEARRRATGRAGRAMLAVAALYALCWGPHHALILCFWYGRFAFSPATYACRLASHCLAYANSCLNPLVYSLASRHFRARFRRLWPCGRRRHRHHRAHRALRRIQPASSGPAAYPGDARPRGWTLEPRGNALRGVETGLALAARGPQ